Proteins encoded in a region of the Enterococcus gilvus ATCC BAA-350 genome:
- the rbsD gene encoding D-ribose pyranase has product MKKSKVINSNISRVIAQMGHFDQLSIGDAGMPVPMTTEKIDLAVDNGIPSFMDVLNNVLEELEVQRIYLAEEIKTENPDMLKRIQERLPETPVSFIPHSEMKAALNDSKAFIRTGEMTPYANILLESGVVF; this is encoded by the coding sequence ATGAAAAAAAGTAAAGTCATCAACTCAAATATCTCTCGTGTCATCGCTCAAATGGGTCACTTTGATCAATTAAGTATTGGCGATGCTGGCATGCCCGTCCCTATGACAACGGAAAAAATCGACCTCGCTGTCGATAATGGGATTCCTAGTTTTATGGATGTTCTAAACAATGTATTGGAAGAACTTGAAGTACAACGCATTTATTTGGCAGAAGAGATCAAAACAGAAAACCCTGATATGTTGAAAAGAATCCAAGAACGATTGCCTGAAACACCGGTATCCTTTATTCCTCATAGCGAGATGAAGGCGGCGTTGAATGACAGCAAAGCATTCATCCGAACGGGCGAAATGACCCCCTATGCCAACATCCTATTAGAAAGCGGCGTCGTCTTTTAA